From Solanum lycopersicum chromosome 8, SLM_r2.1, the proteins below share one genomic window:
- the LOC109120905 gene encoding uncharacterized protein has protein sequence MAKKIDHDHPLFLGSSDVPGAVQIGIQFTGMENYTLWSRAMQLNLLTKNELGFIDGSIQRDGFTTEIEKKQWDRCNAMVLSWIMSNVSKDLVSGILFRSNAAQVWLDLQERFDKVNMSRIFHLHKAIVTHTQGISPVSVYYSKLKDLWDEFYSIVPPPSCKCDKSKDYSDSMDRQKLLQFLMGLNESYAQARSQILMLNPPPSVNQCYAMIVQDKSQRELSGEYSGGGITDPTALLTNKSGSYQFGGSGSRGKGGRSYGSSRQQRGGGSYCDHYEMRGHTREDCNKLKHCTHCNIQGHTKDICFQLIGYPSDWKGKKRVNIVQASPAEGIPQMQGQQRSEVESQFGPSTSGGVGPVPYFTLNQYNQILHILKKHNMNEVNEHMAGTFAGTSFCNVAANCSSEWIVDSG, from the coding sequence ATGGCGAAGAAGATAGATCATGACCATCCTCTGTTTCTGGGATCTTCTGATGTACCAGGGGCAGTGCAAATTGGGATACAGTTTACTGGAATGGAGAATTATACGTTATGGAGTCGGGCGATGCAATTGAATTTGCTCACGAAGAACGAGTTAGGATTCATAGATGGCAGCATACAAAGAGATGGTTTCACGACTGAAATTGAGAAGAAGCAATGGGACAGATGTAATGCAATGGTCCTATCATGGATTATGAGTAATGTTAGCAAGGATTTGGTTAGTGGAATTCTTTTTAGATCAAATGCAGCTCAAGTTTGGTTAGATCTACAGGAACGATTTGATAAAGTCAATATGTCCAGAATTTTTCATCTTCACAAAGCCATAGTTACACATACTCAAGGTATTTCCCCTGTTTCAGTTTATTATTCAAAGCTGAAAGACCTTTGGGATGAATTCTATTCAATAGTTCCTCCTCCATCTTGCAAATGTGATAAATCGAAGGATTATTCTGATAGTATGGATAGGCAGAAGTTATTACAATTTCTTATGGGTTTGAATGAAAGTTATGCACAAGCTAGAAGCCAGATACTTATGCTAAATCCACCACCCAGTGTCAATCAATGTTATGCCATGATTGTACAAGATAAGAGTCAACGTGAACTCAGTGGTGAATATTCTGGTGGAGGCATCACTGATCCTACTGCATTATTGACAAATAAGTCAGGTAGTTATCAATTTGGAGGATCAGGTTCTAGAGGAAAAGGAGGTAGAAGTTATGGATCTAGTCGTCAACAAAGAGGAGGTGGTTCTTATTGTGATCATTATGAAATGAGAGGACATACCAGAGAAGATTGTAACAAATTAAAGCATTGTACTCATTGTAATATACAGGGTCATACAAAGGATATATGTTTTCAATTAATTGGATATCCTTCAGATtggaaaggaaagaaaagagtTAATATTGTACAAGCTTCACCAGCAGAAGGGATTCCACAAATGCAAGGACAACAGAGATCTGAAGTTGAATCTCAATTTGGACCAAGCACAAGTGGAGGAGTTGGACCTGTTCCTTACTTCACGCTAAATCAATATAATCAGATATTACATATACTGAAGAAACACAACATGAATGAGGTTAATGAACATATGGCAGGTACATTTGCTGGTACTTCTTTTTGTAATGTTGCAGCTAATTGTTCTTCAGAATGGATAGTGGATAGTGGATAG